ATGGAACCATCTGGCAGAATTGCTCTAATAACGTCCCTTTTGTCGGCTCCATCAAGACCTTTCAGAATAATCTGACCTAAAAATTGTGAGTGAATGCGGACTATAAAGTAGTGAGCAATGGCGACTAACAGGGAACTAGGCAAGTATACAGATATAGGAGCATATACACTAGGGCATGTCTAGGTGGTTATATATGTACCCATTTTAGCctgaataaagatgattgGGTATAATTAGTTGTCCATAGATTCAAAAGTCCCAAATTATTCACATGTTCAATTCTCCTTTTTTATGAATACCAAAACCATTCCATATTCCAACGAATCTCGTCCTTACTTTTGGCCAAAACTTTACCAACAAGACCATAGCCACAAGAGTTACCAGTGCACATACAGTTCCTCCAACTAATGGACCAACTGGTGATGTAGATTTCTCAGGGACAGAACTATAATCTTTAGCTTCGGATGATTGAGACGGAGCTACTGGGGAAGGGTCTGGTGTATCTGGAAAGTGTTCCTTCTTTAGTCTCTCaagttcttcctttagAGAGTTATCCTTTAGTCTAGTAGTTTCTCCTTCAGATCTATCAAGCTTTGTCCAAGAATCTGCACCTTTAGTTGTCCTATAATAGTACTTGTATTTCGTTTCTCTCTCACTAACAACCAGTTCTACCAAGAGAAGCCTTTTCTCTTCTGAAGGATGATCTCCATAATAGCAGGCAGTTATACTCTCCAATTTTCTAcctagctcaccgtcagacGTTATACCATTCAGATTAGTTTGTTCAGTATGTTGAACTCCATTTAGTTTAAATAATCCACCCCTCAGAGAATGTTCAAACATATGATAACCACCATAAACTGAAGTACTTCTCACAGTTATATCTATACCTGTACCTTTATCAGAGTATGTTGCATTAGTTGGTCTGGAAAGATCTATAATGATGGAAGGATAATAGTAATTGCGTTGGAGAAGTTTCTGCATattaccatcttcatcGCTAGGGCCTGTAGGTCTATCATACTGGGAAACTTCACTCCAAGTATTAACAGTGTCACTATTTCTCCTATACCAATTATGCCAACCATTTTGATGGGCGATTAGGAGTGGTATTCCACCTGACTTACTCCAAAAAACAGTAACGCTGCTAACATCCTTTAGAGATGGAAGTCCAATTTGATCATCAGTATTATCCTTGAACCCAGATATTGAAGTAATCGCATGTCCATAGGAGGTTATGCCTCCGTAGGAACCACTGTTGTAAACACGGATACTTGCTCTACAACTTGGGCAAGAGTAAGTAGTATTTCCCTTATTAGAGAGATCTATAGTATGTGCCTGGTTTCTTTTACAGTTTTGTTTGTTAAGTTTCTTCCTGAGATTAGTGTCGTTTATATCACTCTGATTCTTCCAACCATCACCACCTTCAGTGATATAATACGTATTTCCGCTACCAAGTTGAATGAGTAGTGGCTTACTACAAGTATTATCTAATGACCAATAGTAAACAGAAATTAATCCACAATCAGGGAGGCTAGCTTCTTCAAAGCCGTTTTGTTGTGATCCACTACAAACAATAGCACTGATTTTTGCATTGCTCTCTGGTGTATGTGTTAACTTTCTGTACGTTCCTTCTGGGTCAGGGTACCATTCATCCGTAAGATTAACTCTTCCACCGGAGTCATCGGTATAATAGtatccattctcatcttgtttGACATTTTTAGGATGCTTTCCAATGTTGACACTTACACTCATTTTAATTACTTACATTTAATCAAAGTCTGTTAGTATCAAACTCAAGCAGACATACAGGATGCGCAGAGGAACCTATGGGGGACTTAAAAGGCAAAATGTCAATCATTTTAAGGATCCTGTTCATAACTACTCGGTATATTTAAGGAGATAATGCTCATAAGAATCCATTATAGGAGAATGAAGTGCCGGAATGTCTTATTGCCCATAGTTACCCATTCATCCAGACCATACTTTAGATTTGCATGCACGATAATATTACCCACAAATCTGTGACCCattggtatttttatactttacCGGAGGTTACATCGGACTATTCCTACTCCATGTTCTTATTTATTACGACTAAACTACTTAGTAATTTATCTAAAAACTGCGACCTTCATTCCACCCTGCAGTCCAAATTACCCAGAAACAGCGATCGTCAAAGCTCCCACAATGTTCGCTACTTTGCTCATATCCTGCTAGAGCTCACGAGACATTACATATATTGGCATAGACTAAACATACCTGAATCAAGGACATCGCCAATAATGTAGGTGTCCATGCTAGAATTCTTAACCTTGTACTGAGTGGCATCTGGCAAGCTTTCATATTCAACCCTTTCGATATGCTCTGGAACAGGCCTTGCAATGTCAAGGGTCAGTGGAATCTTTTGGCTTCTCTTGAAATTGCGTCCGAATGCAGTCCCAACTGCAAGGAGTAGGATGGGTAGTATCAAtctcatctttattttaTTCAGGTCCTATGCTCAATAGAAATATAATGGTGGGTGTTTTGCAGGAATGAGTATATCTCAAGAGGGTTAATAGATCTGCTGCATGCAGCTATTTTGCAATCTACAAACAACTCCATGACCACATATTCCTTCACAAGTCCTGATGTATGGAATTATGAGATTTAAAgataataatgaaaattACTCAAAGTTGTTGGATTGTAGCTTGCAGAATGAGTCTTTGGTACTAAAATATAACTGAATGTTAACCGACTTAAATTCATGGAGAGACTGTGGTTTGTAGAATTATGTATGACAGAGGCTATAGTGACTTGCAATTCTCCATTTTATTTCATGCATACGTTTCTGTTCACAGCGGTGCATTCTTGGCATCTACAAGATAGTCCATAAGGATTCTCATAATATCCATAGGATATCCATATataacccaaggatctcctttaaagcTCTGGTAGAACTTATAACTCTTGTATCCCAAGAAACCCGCTGCACCTGATCCTGCAGAAGTAGCAAAAAAGTATCCAGCGCCAGCGAGAATAGCACCAGAAACAGGATCGGTAACTTTAGCATGAGTGCCATCAGGAGCAGAAGCAGATCTAGGAGTAGGATGGGAAGGTTCAGTAtgagtagtagtagtagtaggtTCAGATTGACCACCTTGAGCAGGAGGTACTGGAGGAGTTTCAGAGACTCCATTAGCTTTACCACCACTAGCACTATCACCAGGTCCTGCAGGAGCAGGATGTCCATTTCCACCTGAGTCTCCATCTTCAGGACCTCTATAAGTTTGACTAGCAGCAGTAACTTGAAGCCAAGTATTAGGATCAGATCCTCCTCTTAGAGTTTCTTTAGGTTTGTCATCACCTATACCATTAAGTTCATCAGTTCTAGGATCAGCAACGTTAGATGAGCGTGGACTGGATTCAGATTGTTTCTGTTTCTCTCTTCTAACACCTTCagttttggatttttgtTTTCGTTCACCAGCAAAAGCTTCTTGTTGAGATGAGGGTTGAGTAGGTTCGTAGTCTACTGTCACGGTAGAAGTGGTAGGACATGTTACAGTACTTGCACAACTTAATTCATTAGCAATCTTGTTATATGTCTCACATTCTGTATTCCTACTCAATTCCCCTGGTGTTATACTTTTGAGGTCCAGCAAGACTTCTGTCCAGtcttcatctccattagtaTTACCAGGAGGcttcttgtaccatttATTTGTTCCATTACTCCCGTTCCCCTCAAAGTATATGAGCTCCGGATTTCCTCCGCAATAGAATGCAGAGACACTTCTTATCTCAGAGGTTGGAAAAGCTAGCTCAGGGGactttatacgtcttctatTATCGGGATTATTAGTATCAATAGTACCTTCACCCTTATCATAGTACCTTATCTTTGCAACTCTGTATCCAGTCTTGACAGTGTGTTTGTAATATTCTATCTTTCTACCATTTACTTTGATATTCCCAGAAAAAAGAGAAACTGTCCGCTGAGCGCCCTTGGGACCATGATAAGTACAA
This region of Theileria equi strain WA chromosome 1, complete sequence genomic DNA includes:
- a CDS encoding signal peptide-containing protein (encoded by transcript BEWA_027480A), with the translated sequence MRLILPILLLAVGTAFGRNFKRSQKIPLTLDIARPVPEHIERVEYESLPDATQYKVKNSSMDTYIIGDVLDSVVINKNME
- a CDS encoding hypothetical protein (encoded by transcript BEWA_027470A), which produces MSVSVNIGKHPKNVKQDENGYYYTDDSGGRVNLTDEWYPDPEGTYRKLTHTPESNAKISAIVCSGSQQNGFEEASLPDCGLISVYYWSLDNTCSKPLLIQLGSGNTYYITEGGDGWKNQSDINDTNLRKKLNKQNCKRNQAHTIDLSNKGNTTYSCPSCRASIRVYNSGSYGGITSYGHAITSISGFKDNTDDQIGLPSLKDVSSVTVFWSKSGGIPLLIAHQNGWHNWYRRNSDTVNTWSEVSQYDRPTGPSDEDGNMQKLLQRNYYYPSIIIDLSRPTNATYSDKGTGIDITVRSTSVYGGYHMFEHSLRGGLFKLNGVQHTEQTNLNGITSDGELGRKLESITACYYGDHPSEEKRLLLVELVVSERETKYKYYYRTTKGADSWTKLDRSEGETTRLKDNSLKEELERLKKEHFPDTPDPSPVAPSQSSEAKDYSSVPEKSTSPVGPLVGGTVCALVTLVAMVLLVKFWPKVRTRFVGIWNGFGIHKKGELNM
- a CDS encoding hypothetical protein (encoded by transcript BEWA_027490A) codes for the protein MAEDPPPVTIYLSKNKEIPPEYRDDGSGKLIKVTRDEEPPISNFTRYTHKDKDSDGISPFTLKEIWNDQNKPIAEINGTSNVTSVEAYYWKHNKTKVLIVGITTTDRGTTYYGNRKSADGNNEWTRLHGGSQPNLINNDLERTLDDLVCSNYDAVTLDLSKGTSMGDQKPYCCRCTYHGPKGAQRTVSLFSGNIKVNGRKIEYYKHTVKTGYRVAKIRYYDKGEGTIDTNNPDNRRRIKSPELAFPTSEIRSVSAFYCGGNPELIYFEGNGSNGTNKWYKKPPGNTNGDEDWTEVLLDLKSITPGELSRNTECETYNKIANELSCASTVTCPTTSTVTVDYEPTQPSSQQEAFAGERKQKSKTEGVRREKQKQSESSPRSSNVADPRTDELNGIGDDKPKETLRGGSDPNTWLQVTAASQTYRGPEDGDSGGNGHPAPAGPGDSASGGKANGVSETPPVPPAQGGQSEPTTTTTHTEPSHPTPRSASAPDGTHAKVTDPVSGAILAGAGYFFATSAGSGAAGFLGYKSYKFYQSFKGDPWVIYGYPMDIMRILMDYLVDAKNAPL